GGCGATAACGTGAAAGCAGTCCTTTTTTAGTTAATGAGTGATTATTGTGCGGTTAAAACTTCCGCACTGCGTTCGACCATGTCCTGGTAGATTCGTTGGACGTCCCGGTCGGTTCCACGCAGTTCAAAGTCCGCTAGAAACGGAACTTGGAACATCCGCGAGTAACGCTTAGCCGTTAAGCAGTATTGAGCGTTGAAGTTCTTGTTCCCACTCCCAAAGACGCCTAAACAAAGCTTGGCGTTGTCCTTGTAACCAACGTATTCGCCGAGGGTGGTGGTTAATAGTTCGGTGACCCCACTGCCAATGCCGTCGCCACCGTCCAGATAGGTGGGCACGGTTACGAAGAAGGGCTTGGTTTCCTGGGCAAAGTCCGTTTGATCGCTAATTTCCACGCCCTCAACTAGCGGATGAGCAGGATCCTGCTGGTGCATGGTTTGCGCGTACGCGGTGAGGTTATTGACGAAGTTGCGCGTGTTGCCTTCGATTGAAATAAATAAGATTCGCATTGGTTCCATGATGATGCCTCCGTTATGCATGTTTCCGTTTGAAAATGAGCCAAGTAATTAGACTGATTCCGAGTACTAGGATACCACTAATCATCGTCAGGATGCTGCCGATTAAAAGACCAGGAGTGTGGTACTGCAGAGTGACACGGTGCTTGCCCGCTGGAATAATGCCACCGACAAAGCCGTCGTTGACCCGTTTAGTTGTCACGGGTCGATTGTCGACGTGTAACTGCCAACCAGTTGAGTATGGAATCGACGTGGTTAAGACCGTCGTCCGCGGTTGGTTATTAATCCCGGTGATCTGATTAGAAGTTTGCTGAATGTGACGTAACCGTTGTTTTTGTAACTGACGAATCTGCCGAGTGTAGTTTTGTTTCATTGGAACCGCAATCACGCGCGCCCGTTTGAAGTTAATTTGATCAACACCCTGATAGGTCAACGTAATTTTGGAACGAACCTTACTCGAGTAACCAAGGTTTAACAGGGCGGAGTGCTTAGGCACGTAGTTTGAGAGTTCGTCCGTTCCCAGCTGGGTAACGGCGTTGCTCATTCCCTTGGTTTTCGCAATTAATTTGAAACTACCGTTGTTAGCCGTTTGCAGGTTTTTACGCCATTCGTTGAGGCGGTTCATGCCCGTCAACGGCTGATTTCTGACTAAGGCCAGGTTCTTTTCGACCTGGTTTTGTTCCGTAGCACTCGGACCACTGGCTTGAATTCCCTCTAACTCAAGGTACAGCTCCGTTTGTTTCGTGGTTTGTGGTCGCTTAATTTTGATGGTGACGGGCTGATGTTTACCCCAGACGTCCGTTTTCAACTCGTGTAAGCCCTGCCGGTTTTGTTGCTGTAACGCAGTTTGGCGTTGTTGGTTGGCAGTTAAAACCCGGTCCAACTGCTGTTTGGTAGGATGGTGCACGCTAAAAGTGGCATCCGGTTTGGCCCACTCGGACTCGGCCAGTTGCTTGGGCGTGGTAATCCAGTCTTCTTGGTCGAAGTGCGTCGTGTAGGAAAGTGACTTAGCTGTTGGGCGCAGTTTTGCCGGTTTAATTTTCGCCGAGTCAACGACAGTCCCAGCCAGGAGGGCCTGTTCCTTTTCAACTGGATTCAAGCGGTTCCAAGTTGCCGGAGCAATAGCACGAGTTTGATTGTACATCAGGGGCAGCGCGTTCCGGTTCTCAGCTAAGACTGTCCCTTGTTGTTGGTCGGGCGGGAGCATTGGATTCTGCTGGGCAAAGAGCAGGGGTTCGCGTTTGTGATCCCGCACGATCTGGAAACCCGCCGGTAAGCTATGGTGCGCTTTTTCTGAACGGATAAAGAGATACTTAACCCCCATTAAGGCTGATAAGGTCGAACGGTAGTCGTTTTGGGCGACCGGGTCATTCGGGGTGAACTGGTTATTGCGAACGGCGCGTTCTAAATTACCCACGTAGCCATTTTCCACGGTCAGGTAGGACGCAATGTCGTGGGTATCCAGATTCATGGGCGCATTTGAACTAGCGTTGAAGTAATCGGTGTTTAAAGAATTATTCCGGTCATCTGGGAAATAGTGATACCGGGGACCAATGCTAGTGCGGTAGTTACCCAGGCGCTGCTTTACGTAGTTGTTAGCGCCGTCGTAGTAGTGCTGGGTGTAGGTAGCTGCGTTCGTGGTTGCTAACATTCCCTTGGTAAAGCCACTGTTGTTAGGACTGTAGTAGCCCAGCCCCAGCGCCATTAGGTTAACGGTGACAATTCCGAGGACACTTAGGTAAATGGTCCGGGGACGCCAGTGGTAGTCCTTAGCGAGCCAGAAGAGCGCCAGTAAAGTAAGCAACAGCAGGTATTCCACCACATCGTGACGTTGCAGGCGGAGTAAGAAACCCCGGCTCCCCCACAGTAAGAAGAGCAGGATGACCGTGCTGATTCCCATGGTGAGCAAATCCCGTCGGGTTAACCGGGTCAGGTGATCGGCAAAGATGGCCGTTGCTAAGCCCAGCGGCAATAAGGCGAGGGCCAACCAGCGATTGGAAGGCGAGGCCAAGGCGTTAAAGGTAGCGCTGACAGCGGGAAATAGGATTCCGATTCCGACTAATATCAGGGCCATGGTGACATAACGATAACGTTTAAAGTGCGCAAAGACGTAGACCACGGCGTAGAAACTGATTCCGCTCATGCCGATGATTAGCCAGAAGGAGAAGGGACCTCCGAGCCCGAGGATTTTACTAGGTAAGTTGAGGTAGTAGTTCGGAGGATAGAACCAGTAGCCGTTCGCAAAGGCGCCCGTCAGTCGGGTTGACTGAAAGGCATACAGCATGGTGGGAATGAACAGTACCGCGGCAGCTAAAATGCCAAGCACGACTGTTCCCGTCAGTTGTAATAAGGAACGGAACCATTTAAATCCAGGGGTTTTGCGTAACATCAAGAAACGGATCCCGACGTACACCAGGCAGCCCAATCCCAACATGTAGGCAAAGTAAAAGTTGCTTAAAAAGGTAATTAGGACTGCTAAAAAGAGCGGGAACCACGAGCGTTGCTGTAATATTCGTTCAATTCCAGCTGCTAACAGTGGAAAGAAAATTAAGGGTAACAGAAAGAAAGCATGGTGCATGCCCGCGTAGAGTGCGAAACTCGAGAAAGTGTAGGTTAGGGTACTGATGAGCCGACTAACTTTGCGGAACCGGAAGCAATTCAGGTAGAACAGAAAGGCAAGCCCGGCACAGTACAGCCGTAAGAGCACTAGCACGCTGTAGCCTAGTTCAATTTGATTTTTGGGAAAGAAGACGATTAAGTAGTTAAACAGATCGCCGACGACGTAGTAGGAAAAACTGGTTAGTTGATCCGCTCCGAGGCCAATGTTAAAGGACCAGTGAGTTAAACCCTGGCTCGGATGGGTAAGAAAGTGCGTCAACAAGTTCC
This genomic stretch from Fructilactobacillus carniphilus harbors:
- a CDS encoding YfhO family protein is translated as MEKLRKIPVWVSYTFFFAVIIAVYWWTFHLTNRSLIWSLDGIAQHYPILVNFRNLLTHFLTHPSQGLTHWSFNIGLGADQLTSFSYYVVGDLFNYLIVFFPKNQIELGYSVLVLLRLYCAGLAFLFYLNCFRFRKVSRLISTLTYTFSSFALYAGMHHAFFLLPLIFFPLLAAGIERILQQRSWFPLFLAVLITFLSNFYFAYMLGLGCLVYVGIRFLMLRKTPGFKWFRSLLQLTGTVVLGILAAAVLFIPTMLYAFQSTRLTGAFANGYWFYPPNYYLNLPSKILGLGGPFSFWLIIGMSGISFYAVVYVFAHFKRYRYVTMALILVGIGILFPAVSATFNALASPSNRWLALALLPLGLATAIFADHLTRLTRRDLLTMGISTVILLFLLWGSRGFLLRLQRHDVVEYLLLLTLLALFWLAKDYHWRPRTIYLSVLGIVTVNLMALGLGYYSPNNSGFTKGMLATTNAATYTQHYYDGANNYVKQRLGNYRTSIGPRYHYFPDDRNNSLNTDYFNASSNAPMNLDTHDIASYLTVENGYVGNLERAVRNNQFTPNDPVAQNDYRSTLSALMGVKYLFIRSEKAHHSLPAGFQIVRDHKREPLLFAQQNPMLPPDQQQGTVLAENRNALPLMYNQTRAIAPATWNRLNPVEKEQALLAGTVVDSAKIKPAKLRPTAKSLSYTTHFDQEDWITTPKQLAESEWAKPDATFSVHHPTKQQLDRVLTANQQRQTALQQQNRQGLHELKTDVWGKHQPVTIKIKRPQTTKQTELYLELEGIQASGPSATEQNQVEKNLALVRNQPLTGMNRLNEWRKNLQTANNGSFKLIAKTKGMSNAVTQLGTDELSNYVPKHSALLNLGYSSKVRSKITLTYQGVDQINFKRARVIAVPMKQNYTRQIRQLQKQRLRHIQQTSNQITGINNQPRTTVLTTSIPYSTGWQLHVDNRPVTTKRVNDGFVGGIIPAGKHRVTLQYHTPGLLIGSILTMISGILVLGISLITWLIFKRKHA
- the nrdI gene encoding class Ib ribonucleoside-diphosphate reductase assembly flavoprotein NrdI gives rise to the protein MEPMRILFISIEGNTRNFVNNLTAYAQTMHQQDPAHPLVEGVEISDQTDFAQETKPFFVTVPTYLDGGDGIGSGVTELLTTTLGEYVGYKDNAKLCLGVFGSGNKNFNAQYCLTAKRYSRMFQVPFLADFELRGTDRDVQRIYQDMVERSAEVLTAQ